The Fimbriimonas ginsengisoli Gsoil 348 genome window below encodes:
- the rpoC gene encoding DNA-directed RNA polymerase subunit beta', whose translation MADVSLFDKIRIGIASSEDILGWSHGEVKKPETINYRTFKPERDGLFCERIFGPVKDWECACGRYKKIKYKGIVCERCGVEVTRSKVRRERMGHVELAAPVCHIWYLKGVPSPLSLILDISPRLLEKVIYFASFIIIDIDNEKIADILPDIRVAVEVEKANLQMQMRELEEESFKRFADDLNNNREEYDELFARERAKAVNDRIKAEYRDADDRLKDLDLAVEILGKLERNQLIDEDKYRAVSKLLDSVGSRLGKDLRSLVRANIGAEAIKELLHRVDLERLARELRQEIIMTTSQRRARAIKRLEVVEALVSSRSRPEWMILDVTPVISPELRPMVQLDGGRFATSDLNDLYRRIINRNNRLKKIIEIHAPESIINHEKRLLQEAVDALIDNGRRARPVVGSNSRPLKSLSDMLKGKEGRFRKNLLGKRVDYSGRSVIVVGPHLKLHQAGLPKEMALELFKPFVMKTLVEKKITQNIKTAKRMIDRMHPAVWDGLEEVIKEHPILLNRAPTLHRLGIQAFEPILVDGKAIQVHPLVCNMYNADFDGDQMAVHIPLSTQAQAEARVLMLSTQNLFSPADGRPTCAPVQDIILGNYALTFVRNEARENLAEIERLHAEDPEKNPPARTYANPEEVIMYLDTPIKEQRIATNDPIKVRIKRPIFRPDSEVDFRDPVTGAEYRKVTTQTEEGDEFQELQPYEQEFETFIATCTPGQLVLNTILPYPIKHSDEFLKVELNKKALSEMILTVHRRAGVGATIKLLDDMKDMGFKWATRYGLSVAITDMDPPARREEMIKDADDRSTKITNQFRRGMLTYNEMTQSLVKLWTDTYDEIGKAIVAGLHQMNPLSIVTVSGARGSVKQLAQLAGMRGLMFNQFNEVIYELPVKSSFHKGLSMLEYFVTTHGARKGLADTALRTADAGYLTRRLCDVAQDVIVKARDCGTTDGILAHRIVDQGEAIEPIADRLVGRVALSVIVDPDTGEALTEFQEPMTRDNAKRITAIENKFVAESAAAETEEEKNAIADKYRGYGFEADEHGYLSVMIRSPLTCELEQGICSKCYGTDLSTSKLVEVGLSVGIIAAQSIGEPGTQLTMRTFHTGGVAGSATIARTNQYKTGRFIRQFMEDFATATDTDMKAFDPTKLLESQESVVKSFFSNKDSVPLTIQPVEVDTADPKVKRKTERASKAAQKAADKLDSDSRKQWERARKTFFYSWSGESSGIVRVEEIFEARRQPRGKAIICPVTGVVRDIRESSFGRWVIVEATVKTTSTLKDAYIGDQQNWATNSNGEYEGGLQKAIGQKLTTATLALLRKAEVTSVNVYYPILVPPLGKLPVSKGTKVIKGDPLTEGPRDPHEVLELAGASAVYDYFVENLQSVYKSQGVDINDKHIEVIIRQMLRKRQIKEPGDTPYLPGQMVDRFAYQRANDQVRRLIQEGKKIKYVDPITGENIERDPKEATATWILLGITEASLATESFLSAASFQKTTRVLTEAAVRGKKDHLIGLKENVIIGRLIPSGTGVKQYRDIGIDVQRGPSWAEQSLTALVEADERGMEDALGALNFPSLADMAADEDDFEEEVK comes from the coding sequence ATGGCAGACGTCAGCCTTTTCGACAAGATCCGTATTGGTATCGCGTCCAGCGAGGATATCCTCGGCTGGTCTCACGGCGAAGTAAAGAAGCCGGAGACGATTAACTACCGAACGTTCAAACCTGAGCGTGACGGCTTGTTCTGCGAGCGCATCTTCGGTCCCGTAAAGGACTGGGAGTGCGCTTGCGGCCGCTACAAGAAGATTAAATACAAGGGCATCGTTTGCGAACGATGCGGCGTCGAGGTCACCCGAAGCAAGGTGCGGCGCGAACGGATGGGCCACGTAGAGCTGGCCGCCCCGGTTTGCCACATTTGGTACCTCAAGGGCGTCCCCTCTCCGCTGTCGCTGATCCTCGACATCTCGCCGCGGCTGCTCGAAAAGGTCATCTATTTCGCCAGCTTCATCATCATCGACATCGACAACGAGAAGATCGCCGATATCCTCCCGGACATCCGCGTCGCCGTCGAAGTCGAAAAAGCGAACCTGCAGATGCAGATGCGCGAGTTGGAAGAGGAGTCGTTCAAGCGATTCGCCGACGACCTCAACAACAACCGGGAAGAGTACGACGAGCTGTTCGCCCGCGAGCGCGCCAAAGCGGTTAACGACCGAATCAAGGCCGAGTACCGCGACGCCGACGATCGCCTGAAGGACCTCGACCTCGCCGTCGAAATCCTCGGCAAGCTCGAGCGAAACCAGCTCATCGACGAAGACAAGTACCGCGCCGTCAGCAAGCTGCTCGACAGCGTCGGCAGCCGTCTCGGCAAGGACCTCCGCTCCCTCGTTCGCGCCAACATCGGCGCCGAGGCGATCAAGGAACTCCTGCACCGCGTCGACCTGGAGCGGCTCGCCCGCGAGCTTCGCCAGGAAATCATCATGACCACCAGCCAGCGGCGCGCCCGCGCCATTAAGCGGCTGGAAGTGGTCGAGGCGCTCGTTAGCAGCCGCTCTCGCCCCGAGTGGATGATCCTGGACGTCACCCCCGTCATCTCCCCCGAGCTTCGCCCGATGGTTCAGCTCGACGGCGGCCGGTTTGCGACCTCCGACCTGAACGACCTCTACCGGCGCATCATCAACCGAAACAACCGGTTGAAGAAGATCATCGAGATCCACGCCCCGGAATCGATCATCAACCACGAGAAGCGACTTCTCCAGGAAGCCGTCGACGCGTTGATCGATAACGGCCGCCGTGCTCGCCCGGTCGTCGGCTCCAACTCCCGGCCGCTCAAGTCGCTCAGCGACATGCTCAAGGGTAAGGAAGGCCGCTTCCGAAAGAACCTTCTTGGTAAGCGCGTCGACTACTCGGGACGATCCGTTATCGTCGTCGGCCCGCACCTCAAGCTTCACCAAGCCGGTCTCCCCAAGGAGATGGCGCTCGAACTGTTCAAGCCGTTCGTGATGAAGACGCTGGTCGAGAAGAAGATCACGCAGAACATCAAGACCGCTAAGCGGATGATCGACCGGATGCACCCGGCGGTGTGGGACGGCCTCGAAGAGGTCATCAAGGAGCACCCGATCCTCCTGAACCGCGCTCCCACGCTTCACCGGCTCGGTATCCAGGCGTTCGAGCCGATCCTCGTCGACGGCAAGGCGATCCAGGTTCACCCGCTCGTCTGTAACATGTACAACGCGGACTTCGACGGCGACCAGATGGCCGTCCACATTCCGCTGAGCACCCAGGCGCAGGCGGAAGCCCGCGTCCTGATGCTGTCGACGCAGAACCTCTTCTCGCCGGCGGACGGCCGTCCGACCTGCGCCCCGGTTCAGGACATCATTCTTGGTAACTACGCGCTGACCTTCGTGCGAAACGAAGCCCGCGAAAACCTTGCCGAGATCGAGCGTCTGCACGCCGAGGATCCTGAGAAGAATCCTCCCGCGCGGACCTACGCCAATCCGGAAGAGGTCATCATGTATCTCGACACTCCCATCAAGGAGCAGCGGATCGCGACGAACGATCCGATCAAGGTCCGGATCAAGCGGCCGATCTTCCGCCCCGATTCCGAGGTCGATTTCCGCGATCCGGTCACCGGCGCCGAGTACCGCAAGGTCACGACGCAGACCGAGGAAGGAGACGAGTTCCAGGAGCTTCAGCCGTACGAGCAAGAGTTCGAGACGTTCATCGCGACCTGCACCCCCGGCCAGCTCGTGCTCAACACGATCCTGCCGTACCCGATCAAGCACTCCGACGAGTTCTTGAAGGTCGAGCTGAACAAGAAGGCGCTGTCCGAGATGATCCTTACCGTCCACCGCCGAGCCGGCGTGGGCGCTACGATCAAGCTGCTCGACGACATGAAGGACATGGGCTTCAAGTGGGCCACCCGATACGGTCTTTCGGTCGCCATCACGGACATGGACCCGCCTGCCCGGCGCGAGGAGATGATCAAGGACGCGGACGACCGTTCCACCAAGATCACCAACCAGTTCCGCCGCGGAATGCTCACCTATAACGAGATGACGCAGAGTCTGGTCAAGCTCTGGACGGACACGTACGACGAAATCGGTAAGGCGATCGTCGCGGGTCTGCACCAGATGAACCCGCTCAGCATCGTCACCGTCTCCGGCGCTCGTGGTTCGGTCAAGCAGCTTGCGCAGCTTGCCGGCATGCGCGGCCTCATGTTCAACCAGTTCAACGAGGTTATCTACGAGCTCCCGGTTAAGAGCTCGTTCCACAAGGGCCTCTCGATGCTGGAGTACTTCGTGACGACCCACGGAGCCCGTAAGGGACTTGCCGACACCGCTCTCCGAACGGCAGACGCCGGCTACCTTACGCGACGCCTTTGCGACGTCGCTCAGGACGTCATCGTCAAGGCCCGCGACTGCGGAACCACCGACGGCATCCTGGCCCACCGAATCGTCGACCAGGGCGAAGCGATCGAGCCGATCGCCGACCGACTGGTCGGACGCGTCGCTCTCTCGGTTATCGTCGACCCAGACACCGGCGAGGCGCTCACCGAGTTCCAAGAGCCGATGACCCGCGACAATGCAAAGCGGATCACCGCGATTGAGAACAAGTTCGTCGCCGAATCGGCAGCCGCTGAGACTGAAGAGGAAAAGAACGCGATCGCGGACAAGTACCGGGGTTACGGGTTCGAGGCCGACGAGCATGGCTACCTGAGCGTCATGATCCGGTCGCCGCTGACGTGCGAGCTGGAGCAGGGAATCTGTTCCAAGTGCTACGGAACCGACCTCTCGACGAGCAAGCTCGTCGAGGTTGGACTCTCCGTCGGCATCATCGCCGCCCAGTCGATCGGAGAGCCCGGAACGCAGCTGACGATGCGAACGTTCCACACGGGTGGCGTTGCCGGATCGGCCACGATCGCCCGTACCAACCAGTACAAGACGGGTCGGTTCATCCGACAGTTCATGGAGGACTTCGCCACCGCGACGGATACTGACATGAAGGCGTTCGACCCGACGAAGCTTCTGGAGAGCCAGGAGTCGGTCGTCAAGTCGTTCTTCAGCAATAAGGATTCCGTGCCTCTCACGATCCAGCCGGTCGAAGTCGATACCGCCGATCCTAAGGTGAAGCGGAAGACGGAGCGCGCCAGCAAAGCGGCCCAGAAGGCGGCGGACAAGCTGGACAGCGACAGCCGCAAGCAGTGGGAGCGCGCTCGAAAGACGTTCTTCTACTCTTGGTCGGGAGAATCCAGCGGTATCGTCCGCGTCGAAGAAATCTTCGAAGCTCGACGTCAGCCGCGTGGTAAGGCGATCATCTGTCCGGTGACCGGCGTGGTTCGCGATATTCGCGAGTCCTCGTTCGGCCGGTGGGTCATCGTCGAGGCGACCGTCAAGACGACTTCGACCCTCAAGGACGCTTACATCGGCGACCAGCAGAACTGGGCGACGAACAGCAACGGCGAGTACGAAGGCGGTCTGCAGAAGGCGATCGGGCAGAAGCTCACTACCGCGACTCTGGCCCTCCTCCGCAAGGCGGAAGTCACCTCCGTCAACGTCTATTATCCGATCCTCGTCCCGCCGCTCGGTAAGCTTCCGGTCAGCAAGGGGACCAAGGTTATCAAGGGAGACCCCCTTACCGAAGGTCCGCGCGATCCGCACGAGGTTCTCGAGCTGGCTGGCGCTTCCGCGGTTTACGACTACTTCGTCGAGAACCTGCAGAGCGTCTATAAGAGCCAGGGCGTCGACATCAACGACAAGCACATCGAGGTTATCATCCGGCAGATGCTGCGAAAGCGGCAGATCAAGGAGCCGGGCGACACCCCGTACCTCCCGGGCCAGATGGTCGACCGCTTCGCCTATCAGCGAGCGAACGACCAGGTTCGCCGGCTGATCCAGGAAGGGAAGAAGATCAAGTACGTCGACCCGATCACGGGCGAGAATATTGAGCGAGATCCTAAGGAAGCCACTGCGACCTGGATCCTGCTAGGTATCACCGAGGCGTCGCTTGCCACCGAGTCGTTCCTGTCGGCCGCGTCGTTCCAAAAGACGACCCGCGTCCTCACCGAGGCCGCCGTCCGCGGAAAGAAGGATCACCTCATTGGTCTCAAGGAGAACGTCATCATCGGCCGTCTCATCCCGTCCGGTACCGGCGTCAAGCAGTACCGCGACATCGGGATCGACGTGCAGCGTGGTCCGAGCTGGGCCGAGCAATCGCTCACCGCTCTCGTCGAAGCCGACGAGCGGGGAATGGAAGACGCCCTCGGCGCTCTCAACTTCCCGTCGCTGGCCGACATGGCCGCCGATGAGGACGACTTCGAAGAAGAAGTCAAGTAG